GATCGCAATGACCACGAGCAACTCGACCAGCGTAAACGCGGATCGGTTGCGACGAAACAACATCATCAGAAAACTCCATAGACTTTGGGTTAAAAAAAGAGGGCGTCAATCGAAACGACCGCTTGTTAAATAAAAGAGCCCGCAGAGGCGGAAAACGCCGACAAAGCCGCTGCCTTGGTCTTCCAGGCAACCGCACTGCGGCCGTCATTATGGGGAGGGGGGATGAAGGGTGGTGGGAAAGTGGGGGAGGGGACCGCGTTATTGGTGTGATGCCACCGTTAGGGACTGTTAACGCGGATTTGAATCGCAGTCTAGAAGCGGACTCCGCGATCGTCAAGGATTGACCCTCAAAAATCAACCGTCTTCGTCATCCGCGTCGTTCGCGTCACCACCCCAGCAGACCTCTGTTCACCCCCAAAGGAACGTGCTGCGAATCGACGACCAAGATTGCTTAATCGCCTTCACCGGAGCGGGATTTTGGCAACCGCGTGGCGGATTGAGCTTGGACGATCAGCCAATGGCAATCGTATTGGTCAAGCGAATGTGTTTGCTGGGAACCATCGGGCCAGCTGACCTGTAGCTCGATCGGCAAACTGCCGTCGGCCAATCCGAACCAGGACGCTCGCTCGTTGCTACATAAATATCCGTCACCCGCGGTCAGAGCCGCAGTTTGCTGTTGGTCGCCGTGACGAATTTGAATGACCGAACCGATCGCATCGCGAGAATCTCGGGTGCCACGCAACTGCACGGCAATCCAGTGATGTCGCGTCCCGGTCTCGTTTTTCAACAGCGCGACGGGTTCGGTTTGATGGGTGATGACCACGTCACGTTGTCCATCTCGGTCGAAATCGAGCGTCCACAATGCTCTTCCCGCATGCAGCGAAGCACCATACGAATCTTGCTCGGGCAAAGCCACGCTTTCGAACTGATTCGCCGAGCGCAAACGAAAAATCTGCAGCGGTTGGTAATAGTCGAGCTTTGTGTCAGGCGGCGGAAAATCAATGTGTCCGTTGGTAACGATCAATTCTTGTTGTCCATCGTTATCAAAATCAATCGCTTGGCTACCAAACCCGACCAACGGAAGCGACTGCTGCGTGAGGTTGCGTTTCGCGGTAGTGTCGATCCATGTGTGATTGCTGCGTTGTTGGTAATACGTGTTGTATTCTTGTTCGAAATTTGTCACGTACAGATCGACTTTTTGATCTTGATCAAAATCCGCAACCGCAATCCCCATCGATCCTTGAGGGTTTCCTCGAGCATCGCCGGCAAGCCCTCGCAGCGAAGCCGACTCGGAGAACTGCGGAGGGTCAGTGGCGGTGAAGTCGTAAAAGTGGTTGTAGGTCATATCGTTTGCCACCAGCACATCGGTGCCATCGGCGGCATCAAGGGCCCCGACGACAATACCGAGTCCTCGTCCGAGCATGCTTGGTGTCGACTGCCACTTCGAAGTCACATCCACCAATTTGCCTTGCGGGTTGGACTTGTAGACCACGTCGGCCGCGGCGGGAAAATGGGTGGGTGCACACGATCGCGATAACCCCGTTTGCGGTTGTTCGCACAACTGGGTGACCGCATCGAATCCGTCGCAATAATTCACGACCATCATGTCGGCAAGTCCGTCAAGGTCGAGATCCGCAATCGCTCCGCTGGTGGACCACTGCGATTTCCGATCGGTAAACAATTCGTCGCTGATGTCTCGAAACGTGCCATCGCCTTGGTTTGCCAACACGCGGTTGACGCCGTAGTTGAGCAGTAGGACATCGGGAAAACCGTCTTCGTTGATGTCTCCGACGGCAACCCCTTGGCCAAATCCCGTATCGACAGCGTCCGATGTTTGCGTCATGTCGATAAAGCGACCGCCTATGTTTCGAAACAATGCATTGGGCTGACTGTCGAGTTGCGGCGGTGTCCCTCCGGCGGCCATCAGCATCAGATCGGGCCAGCCGTCAAGGTCATAGTCAAGGGTGCCACCACCGCATCCGAGCGTTGCGTACAGCGGTATCCCTGGCTTGTCGAGATCGTCGCGAGTGCGACCGAAGAAGGTCAGCCCTACATTGCCGGCAACATCGCTCAATTTCGGTGTCGCCGATACCGCAAACGCTTCGTCGTTTTGCACCTTCGCGACATGGCTGTGGGCGGCATCGCGGTCGACGTGTTTCAAAAACGAAGGCGCGGGCAAATTTGAAAGACCGAGGTTCAAGACGGGTTGCTTTGCAAGCGATTGCCATGGCGTGTCCTTGCGAAGCAACCGCAATATCGAGGCTCGCGTTTCCGCCAAACGATCCTTCGATCCATTTGGCAAGGTCATGCCGATCGCGGCCCATGCTTCGGCTTCCCACAAGCGTCCAAGTTCGCGTAGAGTTGAGGCAATCTCGACAATTTGGATGACGGCATCGGGACGTTGCGGATTGAACTGTTCTCGCAATTGTTCCAGCGTTGCAAGTCGCCTCACGCGATCTTCGATCCAATCTTGCACCGAATTGTCCCACCCCAAACCCTCGTAGCTCGCCGCATCGATTGCAGACAGTTCATTCAGCGCGACGTTAAGCTTTGTCCACCCCTGCAGGACGTCCGGGTTTCGCTGAATCGACTCTGCGTACGCTCGCACTGCCATCGCTACCTCGGCTCGCTCGTATGCCCAATCGCCGAGCACAAGCCAATAGGACCAATCGGATTCGTAATCGCCGGAAAGTTCTTGTGACCAAGTTTCAAGAGCGGCCCACGATCCACGTTCAACCAAAACGCGTCCGAGCAGCATTTGAGCGGGAAGGTATTCGGGGTGCTGTTTGACGATGGACTGCAGCATCGATTCCGCTGCGGCGTATTCGGTCTGGTCAACGAGCGTTTTCGCGACCGCCATCAGCGGACGCTGGTCGGCGGGAAAGCGAGCCACCATTTGCTGCATCGAATCCGTTTCGAGCTTGTGTTCTCCCGCGTCGCCGAGTGCCAAGAGAAATTCGAATTCGATTTGGCGGTCAAGTATCAGTCGCCGAGCGTGTGAAACGGCGGCGTTGTTGTTTCCTGCGCCGCGAAGAAAACCGAACAGCATTCGTCGCGACGGATGTTGTTGAGGGTGCCGCGTGAGTGCCGCGTTCAATAGATCGATAGCGTCAAACATGCGGCCGACTGCGATTAAACCGATGACCGCTCGCTGCACGTAGGCGAAATCGGCATGGTCGTTGGCACGTACGGCCTCGACAAGCAGATCCGCCGACTCGTGTTTCAAACCATTTTCAAACGCGAGTTGTGCGACCTCCGTAATGATTTTGGGATCCTCGGGATAGGCTAACAGCACCGGTTTCGACAACGACCAAGCAAGCTGCAAATCCCCGGCTCTCTTGGCGTCTTGCATCGCATCCAGCGGTGTGGATTGACGTGCCGCTGTTGATTGAGATTCTTGCTGGCTCGATGCGGTCTGTGGCGACGGTTGCGGTTGGCATCCTGCGATTCCGGCAGCGACAGTGGTCAACACCGTCAAAGCAGCGAGCCAGCGAGGACGCATCGATGTTGATCGTTTCGATTGCAAGGGATTGGTTTTGGTGGGTGGGAGAGCGGAATGAAGGAGCGTGGATCAAGCGGAGTCGCGGTCGGGTTTGCCAATCGGCTCGTCAAAAATGATACGGCCAATGCGAATCCGTTTCCATCCACAGCGGGTGCAACGCGTCAGCGGCCGGGGTCCTTCCCATTCTCCATCGCGTCACGCCCCCTCCCTCGGGCGCAGGCCAACTCGGGCGCAGGCGAAGTCGGGCGGACGAACTCCCCCTTGTACCCCCCGCTCGCAAACACCCGCCTGCGAGGTAACCTCGCCCCGTCCGCACCACCCGTAAAACATATAATTTTGTGCGACCATGCCACAAGATTCTAGTTTCTGGAACATGATGTGCTAGCGTTTCCACGTTCAACCTGGGCTGAATGGGGAAGCTTCGCTGATGGCTTGAGCCAGCGGTCACGCTCTCGATCGCCAAGGGTTGTTCATGATCATGTTATGGCCAACACCACGAATTTCGCACCACGACTGATGACCGCACCACGTTCCACTCACTCTTCGTTTCCCGTCCAAGCTCGTCCGATCGTCGCCGACCTGTTTCAGCCCAAACCGAGACTGTATTGGCTCGACTTTTTACTGAGTTTGCTGGTTGCTTATGGATTTGCCGCCATTTACTTGCAATCGCCGCTGTTTTCGCTGCAGCAGTGGATTTGTTGGCCGATCGCCGCAGTCGCGCTCTACCGCGTTGCCTCGTTCATGCACGAAATTGTCCACTTCCGCTCCGGGGAGATGCGTCGTTTTCGGATCGTGTGGGATTTGTTGGCGGGAATCCCGATGCTGACGCCGTCATTCTTTTACGAAAGCCACAATGATCATCATAACGCGCGTCATTATGGTACTGACCAGGACGGCGAGTATTTACCACTTGGTACGGGGCCGCTGCGTGACATTGCAACCTTTCTAATACAGATATTATTGCAGCCTATCTTCGTCACCGTACGTTTTCTGCTGGCTCCGCTTACGTTTCTACATCCTCGTTTGCGACGGTGGACGCTCGAGCGTGCTTCTTCCTTTGTGATCGATTTTCGTTATCGCAGACGGATTTCCGCCACCGCGCCGTTGCGAGCCTGGGCATGGATGGATTTGGCATGCAGCGCGCGGGCATGGGCGATTTTCGTGCTTTGTATCGTCGGTGTGAACGATTGGAGTCGCGTGCCGCTTTTGTATGCACTGGCGGCACTGTCGTTGGGACTCAATCACCTTCGCACCTTGGCGGCTCACCGCTATCTGAACGATG
The nucleotide sequence above comes from Novipirellula caenicola. Encoded proteins:
- a CDS encoding FG-GAP-like repeat-containing protein, which encodes MRPRWLAALTVLTTVAAGIAGCQPQPSPQTASSQQESQSTAARQSTPLDAMQDAKRAGDLQLAWSLSKPVLLAYPEDPKIITEVAQLAFENGLKHESADLLVEAVRANDHADFAYVQRAVIGLIAVGRMFDAIDLLNAALTRHPQQHPSRRMLFGFLRGAGNNNAAVSHARRLILDRQIEFEFLLALGDAGEHKLETDSMQQMVARFPADQRPLMAVAKTLVDQTEYAAAESMLQSIVKQHPEYLPAQMLLGRVLVERGSWAALETWSQELSGDYESDWSYWLVLGDWAYERAEVAMAVRAYAESIQRNPDVLQGWTKLNVALNELSAIDAASYEGLGWDNSVQDWIEDRVRRLATLEQLREQFNPQRPDAVIQIVEIASTLRELGRLWEAEAWAAIGMTLPNGSKDRLAETRASILRLLRKDTPWQSLAKQPVLNLGLSNLPAPSFLKHVDRDAAHSHVAKVQNDEAFAVSATPKLSDVAGNVGLTFFGRTRDDLDKPGIPLYATLGCGGGTLDYDLDGWPDLMLMAAGGTPPQLDSQPNALFRNIGGRFIDMTQTSDAVDTGFGQGVAVGDINEDGFPDVLLLNYGVNRVLANQGDGTFRDISDELFTDRKSQWSTSGAIADLDLDGLADMMVVNYCDGFDAVTQLCEQPQTGLSRSCAPTHFPAAADVVYKSNPQGKLVDVTSKWQSTPSMLGRGLGIVVGALDAADGTDVLVANDMTYNHFYDFTATDPPQFSESASLRGLAGDARGNPQGSMGIAVADFDQDQKVDLYVTNFEQEYNTYYQQRSNHTWIDTTAKRNLTQQSLPLVGFGSQAIDFDNDGQQELIVTNGHIDFPPPDTKLDYYQPLQIFRLRSANQFESVALPEQDSYGASLHAGRALWTLDFDRDGQRDVVITHQTEPVALLKNETGTRHHWIAVQLRGTRDSRDAIGSVIQIRHGDQQQTAALTAGDGYLCSNERASWFGLADGSLPIELQVSWPDGSQQTHSLDQYDCHWLIVQAQSATRLPKSRSGEGD
- a CDS encoding fatty acid desaturase; translation: MTAPRSTHSSFPVQARPIVADLFQPKPRLYWLDFLLSLLVAYGFAAIYLQSPLFSLQQWICWPIAAVALYRVASFMHEIVHFRSGEMRRFRIVWDLLAGIPMLTPSFFYESHNDHHNARHYGTDQDGEYLPLGTGPLRDIATFLIQILLQPIFVTVRFLLAPLTFLHPRLRRWTLERASSFVIDFRYRRRISATAPLRAWAWMDLACSARAWAIFVLCIVGVNDWSRVPLLYALAALSLGLNHLRTLAAHRYLNDGHAVSHETQVFDSTNITGVPVFTELLFPLGMRYHGLHHLFPRMPYHNLGIAHRRLMQSLPSDSPYRDTVYPSWFSVIRELVANSARHSAVADGRRSSVLSKTAS